A region from the Thalassophryne amazonica chromosome 2, fThaAma1.1, whole genome shotgun sequence genome encodes:
- the LOC117524572 gene encoding LOW QUALITY PROTEIN: ribonuclease P protein subunit p25-like protein (The sequence of the model RefSeq protein was modified relative to this genomic sequence to represent the inferred CDS: inserted 1 base in 1 codon), with the protein MSTRVKPAVVLTSRQSSEMFLHPKTSATIYPYACSQTGQEGFKKVCRTEEDSPCPFPGLASGVLEMRVKEGSKIRNLMGFAMARMQGEISVRDGGSGDGGLRQVVFTGSGRAVTKTITCAEIMKRKVGSLHQMTKLQYKXVKEVWESNEGHTSEMTVHRTVPSISILLSKDPLDTQEPGYQPPETLSALWEEKEGTGIPQTACKRPLQPSSCSSFPSFKRVCMGEGVLPLAD; encoded by the exons ATGTCCACCAGGGTCAAACCTGCAGTAGTGCTGACCAGCAGGCAGTcgtcagaaatgtttctgcaccctaAAACCAGTGCCACCATCTACCCCTATGCCTGCTCTCAAACTGGGCAGGAAGGGTTCAAGAAAGTCTGCCGAACCGAGGAGGACAGTCCATGTCCCTTTCCGGGACTTGCCTCTGGGGTGTTGGAGATGCGTGTGAAGGAGGGCAGTAAGATCCGTAACTTGATGGGATTTGCCATGGCACGAATGCAAGGAGAGATAAGTGTGAGAGATGGCGGCAGTGGTGACGGTGGGCTCAGACAAGTTGTCTTCACCGGCTCGGGTCGTGCTGTCACCAAAACCATCACTTGTGCTGAGATCATGAAGCGTAAGGTGGGCTCTCTGCACCAGATGACCAAACTACAATACA TGGTGAAGGAGGTGTGGGAGAGCAACGAAGGTCACACATCAGAGAtgacggtgcacaggacggtgccCTccatcagcatcctcctctccaaAGACCCCCTGGATACTCAGGAACCAGGCTACCAGCCTCCAGAGACACTCAGTGCATTGTGGGAGGAGAAAGAGGGCACCGGTATCCCGCAAACAGCGTGCAAGAGACCTCTTCAACCCTCATCGTGCAGCAGCTTTCCTTCTTTTAAGAGGGTGTGTATGGGGGAAGGCGTCCTCCCCCTCGCtgactga